A single region of the Chiroxiphia lanceolata isolate bChiLan1 chromosome 22, bChiLan1.pri, whole genome shotgun sequence genome encodes:
- the TNFRSF8 gene encoding tumor necrosis factor receptor superfamily member 8: protein MAACSLALALQLLLLLQDIQTSLQTSLTPSHSCDTRGNWFYDETSQSCCYQCPSGSVKKKACPENPAADCMRCGPGQFVNTEAPKLRCDACVLCKRDLVEKEPCSFNSSRVCECRPGLFCQESLPYTCARCRPHSACQPGFGVRVRGTSTQDVTCEECPAGTFSDQSSSTDSCKPHTDCAKLNKVALSQGNATHDQVCLDQSPTYLTQSPLSTRFSKETNHPDPRSLEESLVTIASGDLLSATTTENPSSTPEEKDPTGTFPTSAKGEMTMGGVVLWAVVLCVIVLLGAMLFFWKWKVCKKRILVLKGKPHLHSVIAHKYGLKSPGSDLGDKCAKLPLTTESGPEEKELTGRTLPLETNNNLVSSTEKAQSPHRGVAEVTPSSGSGPDCPVDSRVRDHTNNRIEKLYIMKADTVIVGSVAEVAGGKNCAARGCESNTDAQETMEEELGMHYPEQETESFPGNDVMVPVEEEGKEFHHPTTATEK from the exons AtggctgcctgcagcctggcactggcactgcagctcctgctgcttctccaggacATCCAGACATCCCTGCAG ACATCATTAACCCCATCTCATTCCTGTGACACACGTGGGAATTGGTTCTATGATGAAACTTCACAAAGCTGCTGCTACCAGTGTCCCTCAG gctctgttaaaaagaaagctTGTCCTGAGAACCCAGCTGCAGACTGCATGAGGTGTGGGCCTGGGCAATTTGTGAACACAGAAGCCCCGAAGCTACGATGTGATGCCTGTGTCTTATGCAAAAGAG ACCTTGTGGAGAAGGAGCCCTGCTCCTTCAACTCCAGCCGTGTCTGCGAGTGCAGGCCGGGCCTGTTCTGCCAAGAATCCCTCCCTTACACCTGCGCCCGGTGCCGGCCCCACAGCGcctgccagcctggctttgggGTCCGGGTCAGAG GCACCTCAACCCAGGATGTCACTTGTGAAGAGTGCCCTGCTGGGACCTTCTCTGACcaaagctccagcacagacagctgCAAGCCCCACACGGA CTGTGCCAAGTTAAACAAAGTGGCACTAAGCCAAGGAAATGCCACACATGATCAGGTTTGCCTGGACCAGTCGCCCACCTATCTCACCCAAAGCCCTTTGTCCACGAGATTCAGCAAGGAAACAAATCACCCTGACCCAAGGAGCCTTGAGGAGAGCCTGGTGACCATTGCTAGTGGTGACCTTCTAAGTGCCACGACAACTGAAAACCCCAGTTCAACTCCTGAGGAGAAAGATCCAACTGGCACTTTTCCCACCTCAGCCAAGGGGGAGATGACAATGGGAG gtgtAGTGCTTTGGGCAGTGGTTCTCTGTGTGATAGTGCTCCTCGGGGCCATGCTGTTTTTTTGGAAATGGAAGGTTTGCAAGAAGCGGATCCTCGTCCTCAAAGGAAAGC ccCATCTGCATTCTGTCATCGCACACAAATACGGCCTCAAATCGCCAG GTTCTGACCTAGGGGACAAATGTGCA AAGCTCCCCCTGACCACTGAGAGTGGGCCAGAGGAGAAGGAGTTAACTGGCAGAACCCTCCCTTTGGAAACCAACAATAACTTGGTctccagcacagaaaaagcacagagTCCCCATCGGGGTGTGGCTGAGGTGACACCCAGCAGTGGGAGTGGCCCAGATTGTCCTGTGGATTCTCGAGTCAGAGACCACACAAACAACAGAATTG aaAAGCTCTACATCATGAAGGCCGACACTGTTATCGTGGGGTCCGTTGCAGAAGTGGCCGGTGGCAAAAACTGCGCTGCCAGAGGATGTGAAAGCAACACTGACGCCCAGGAAACCATGGAAGAGGAACTGGGAATGCACTACCCAGAGCAGGAAACAGAGTCCTTTCCAGGGAATGATGTAATGGTTCCcgtggaagaggaaggaaaggaattcCACCACCCCACCACTGCCACAGAAAAGTGA